Within Halarchaeum grantii, the genomic segment GTCGCGAACCGTCGCCGCCGCCTTCCCGACCGCCGAGGAGACGCCGGAGGTATCCGGGCGTTCGGGCGCCTCCGCGCCGTCGACGTCGGCGTCCTCGGGAATATCGCCGGGATGGAACTGGAACTTGTTCCCGCCACACTCCGGACAGCCCGAGAGCATCTCCTTCGACCCGTCCGCGAACGTGTGACCGCAGTTCGTACACTGGTGGGGCATCTACTGCCTCTTGAGGAGCGCGCTGATGAGCGTCTCGTCCTTGTGAAGGGACTGGATCTGGTTCGCCGGTCCGATGACCGTGAGCTTCGCGGGGTCCTCGTCCTTCCCCATGATGCGTCCGAGGAGACCGGAGTCCTTCGTCTCGCTTCGCGGGAAGGACTCGATCTCGATGCCGGTGAAGCCGTCCGGGTTGATCTCCGTCATCGTCACCTCGATGAGCCTCGACTCCTCGTCCGGCGTCAGGCCCTTCTCGAGGACGACGATGTCGCCGTCGTGGACGGAGTCGAGAATCATCCGGATCTTCTCCATGGACGTCTTCCCCTCCATGCGCTCCGCGCTGATGAGGTCGAGTTGCACGCCGTCGCCGGGGTCTTGTTCAGGCATCGTGGATCACCCGAACTTCTCCGCGATCCGGTCGTACACCTCGTCCATGTTCTCGCCCTCGAGCGCCGAGAGCTCGATGGTCTCGTGCTGCGGGAAGGCGTTGCGGATGCGCTGGACGTTCGCGTCCTCGAGGTCCGTCTTGTTCGCGAGGATGAGCACCGGCAGGTCACGGCTCTCGATGATGCCGATGAGCATCGTGTTCACCTGCGTGAACGGGTCCGTCGTCGAGTCGAGGACGTAGATGACGCCGTCGACGTCCTCGCGGAGCCAGTGCATCGCCTCCGCGACGCCCTCGGTGGCCTCCCGGGAGCGCCGGACGGCCTCCTCTTTCTCCATGTCGTGATCGAGGAACTCCTCGTAGTCCACCTTCGTCGTCACGCCCGGCGTGTCGACGATGTCGATGGAGACGGTCTGCCCGTCGCGCTCGATCTCGACGTTCTCTTTTCGCCGCGCGCGTCGTGTCTCGTGGGGGATGTGGCTCTCGGGCCCGACGGCGTCGCCGGTCCAGTCACGGGCGATGCGGTTGGCGAGCGTCGTCTTGCCGGCGTTGGGAGGCCCGTAGATACCGATCCGCTTCGGGTCCTCGCCCTCGCCGGCGAAGAGTTTCGCCGTGACCGCCGAGATGCTGTCCCTGAGGTCTGCAAACAGTCCCATCCTCTTGTCTCCTTTACGTTACGGGCGGCCAGACGGGAAAACTTGACGCAGCGACCGCGTAGCGAATCCCCGCCGCCGCCCGGTTAGATGTACGAACCCCGCCACGCGACTTAAACCTACGTCAGACGACGGACGGTGAACGGGGGTCGCCGACCGACAGGGGGGTCGCGGGCGGCGGACGACGGTGACCGACGGGCGGGACGGGACGAACCGCCACTGCCCGGGGATAAATGCGGGGTCCGGGTGGTGAGCGACTCACCAGCCGTCCGTGGCGGAGGACCGCGGTTGTCGAGCCACGGCGCCGCGTCGACGGGAAACGAGGGGGGTTGAGGAGAGATAGGGTCGCGAAGACCGGTCGCAACAACGGGAGGCAGACAGAGACGTATGGTAACACGAGGCGTTACCGCCCCCCACCCCTTCGTTTCGAGTGGAGACCGTAGGGGGCACAGGGGAAGGGGGAGGCCAGCCGAAGGTTCCGGTCGGGAAAGTAGATTCACTAGACACGATTCCACTAGAAACCAATCCCTCTATTTGCAGTACGGATTCGGTTTTTCGGTCTTCTACTTAACTGTTTCCGTATCTAGAGACCCGTCCGGTGGTCCCCCACCCCCTCCCTCTTGTATCACGTTCCACCGGAAACGAAGGGGTGGGGGGGGTTGGCGGCCGTTCACCGGAATACCCCCTCTGTTTCGGGTGGAACAGGCCATTTAATTCCACACAGACCGGTAGCGGACAATCACTATATAGGCCGCAAAACGCCATATCAGCGGCTATCTCGATCTCGGACGCTACCGCTCTGTCCGCCCAAATCCGACACGAACACCTCTGTTTCACCTCGAACAAGTGATAACATCTCTGCTCGTGGGTATGAATCAGCACACCTGATATTTTATTGATAGACACTAGTACTCCCCTAGAGTTCTCTCTCCTTCTCTAGTCGCATAGGTGCCGTCGGTCGGGCGGCGTCCCCGATCGTCGATGACGCCCGACGCGACGCGGTGACCGATCTCATCGAAACGCTTTTGCTCTACCGGCGTCGCCTATTTCATCTGCATCAACTGGACGGACCGCGTCCCATCGTCCGGCGTCAACGTCGCGTATTCGGACGACTCCGGGTGTGTGATCCGTTTGTTCCAGACGAAACAAAGGGGTGCACGTGATACGATGACGGACGACGAACCGAACGAACGGCGGACGGCGGACAGGGACTTCGACGTCGACCTCGACGACGTCCTCGAGGACGAGGAGGACGACGAGGAAGGAGGACTCTTCGACGACCTGCTCAGCGGCGAGCCGATCTTCGAGAACAAGGAAGTCCTCCGCCCGTCCTACACGCCCCACGAGCTTCCGCACCGCAACGAGCAGATCAACAACATGGCGACCATCCTCGTCGCCGCGCTCCGTGGGGAGACTCCCTCGAACATCCTCATCTACGGGAAGACCGGGACCGGCAAGACCGCCTCCGCGAAGTACGTCAGTCAGGAGCTCGAGAACACCTCGCGGAAGTACGACGTTCCCTGCGAGGTCGAGTACATCAACTGCGAGGTGACGGACACCCAGTATCGCGTGCTCGCGCAGCTCGCGAACACGTTCATCGAGCAGAACCGCGACTACGCGCGCGGGCGCATTCGCGACATCGAATCCCTCATCGAGGACGCCGAGGACGATCCCTCGGCGCTCGCCGAGACCGAGTTCGAGTCGGTTCGGGACGCCGAACGACGTCTCGAGGACCTCGAGCGCGACCTCGAGGAGATGGAGGAAGTCCCGATGACTGGGTGGCCGACCGACCGCGTCTACTCCGTCTTCTTCGAGGCCGTCGACTACGTCGAGCGCGTCGCCGTCATCATGCTCGACGAGATCGACAAACTCGTCGAGAAGTCCGGCGACGACACTCTCTACAACCTCTCGCGGATGAACTCCGAACTCGACAACTCCCGGGTGTCGATCATCGGTATCTCGAACGACCTGAAGTTCACCGACTTCCTCGACCCGCGCGTGAAGTCGAGTCTCGGCGAGGAGGAGATCGTCTTCCCACCGTACGACGCGAACCAGCTCCGGGACATCCTCCAGCACCGCTCCAAGGACGCGTTCAAGGCCGACGCGCTCTCCGAGGACGTCATCCCGCTCTGCGCGGCGTTCGCCGCACAGGAGCACGGCGACGCCCGACGCGCGCTCGACCTCCTCCGCACTGCGGGCGAGCTCGCCGAACGCGACCAGTCCGACGTCGTCACCGAAGAGCACGTCCGGCGCGCACAGGACAAGATCGAACTCGACCGCGTCGTCGAAGTGGTGCGGACGCTCCCGACGCAGTCGAAACTCGTGCTCTTCGCCATCATGATGCTGGAGAAGCACGGCGTCCACAACATCAACACGGGCGAGGTCTACAACATCTACAAGACGCTCTGCGACGAGATCGACGCGGACGTCCTCACGCAGCGTCGCGTCACCGACCTCATCAGCGAACTCGACATGCTCGGCATCGTGAACGCCGTCGTCGTCTCGAAGGGGCGCTACGGGCGCACGAAGGAGATCAACCTCTCCGTCCCCATCGACGAGACGGAAGCCGTCCTGCAGGCGGACTCGCGACTCGGCGATATCGAGAACGTCACGCCGTTCGTACAGGCCCGCTTCGACAACTAGCCGTTCCCCCGCTACCCGGCCGCGCTACCCCGTGAGCGGCGCCGCTCCACCGGAAACGAGGGGGTTCGTGGTGGCCGGCGTCTCGACAATCGGGCTCGACAGCGCCACGTCGCCCGTGATGACGAGTCGGACCCAGCCGAGCCACGGGATTCGGAACTCCGCAGTGCCGCGCACCCAGTCCGGCTTCACCGGCGAGGAGATGTCGGCGACCTGGTCGTAGTAGCCGTTCGCGTCGCCCTTCGTGATGAAGCCGGCGTGCGGTGCCGGGCAGTTCTCCAACTCCTCGCAGCTCGTCGCCCCTAGCAGGTACTCCGAATCCGCCTCGTCGTACCAGTTCTCGCTCTCGTTCACCCAGAACCTCGCCCGGTGGATGACCGGCGTCCGCTCACCGTCGCCGTACGGGGCGTAGACGACGACGTCACCCGGGTTGTGGAACTTCGCGTACCCGGTATCCTGTCCGCGCTGATAGGTGACGACGCCGGTCCCGGCGACGGCGCCGTCGCCGGGGAAGCGGTGCTCCTCCATCACGAAGACGAGGTCGCCCTGCTTCAGGTTCGGATGCATGCTCCCGGACTCGACGGCGACGAGCGGCGGCCAGAGGCCGCTGACGGCGAAGAGGAGGAGGCCGACGACCGCCACGGCGAGCGCGCTACTCGCCAGCTCGCGGACGAAGACGACCGCTTCGGTGTCCGTGCGGAGGAACCAGCGAATCGCGGCGAGCGGACCGTCGCGAGGGTCGGGGACGTCGTCCGCACTCATTGCCACCCGCTACGGCGGACCCGCGTTTGAAGGTTCCCCAATCGGGACGTGGCCCGCATCCGCACGCTTTTTGCTCCGGGCCGCGTGGGAGTCGAACTGTGCCCGACTCGACGCCCGTCCGAGTGGCCCGCGAACTCACGGCGCGCGGCTACAACGCCGACCGCGCCGCCGTGACGCTCCTCGCGGACGAACCCGACCCGGACGCGGCCGTCGAGCGCGTCGCCGACGCCGCCCCCGACGACGCCCTCACGCTCTCCGCCGACGACGTCCGCGCCCTCCTCGACGACGCGAACGCCGACGATGCGCCGGCCGCGACCCCGCCTGCCGAGCCCCCCGACACGACCACGGACGGCGGTGCGCCCGCCGACGTATCCGCCACCGCAGACGCGAGCGCCACGCCACCGGCCGACCCGACATCGACCGACGCTTCGAGTGGAGCCACATCCGGGCGTGAATCGCCGACAGAAGCGGGGACTCCAGACGAAACGAGAGGGGGTGAATCGGCGAATGCCGGCGGGCGAACGCCGACCCCGCCCGCCGTCGCCGAGGACGTCACCGGCCACTCCACGGGGACCGGCGAGTACGGCGACTTCGTCACCGTCTTTCGCGACCGCTATGAGCGCCTCTCGAAGAAACTCCGGGGGCGCATCAACCACCGCCCGACGGACGCGCTCGACGCGATGCCCGGCGGGAGCGACGCCGCCATAGTGGGGATGGTGAACGACATCCGCTCGACGGCCAGCGGCCACTGGCTCGTCGAACTCGAGGACACGAACGGGACGTTTCCCGCCCTCATCATGAAGGACCGCGACTGGGCGGACGTCGTCGACGAACTCCTCCTCGACGAAGTCATCGCCATCGAGGGGACGCTCGCCGACGACGGTGGCATCCTCTTCGCCGACAGCGTCCACTTCCCGGACGTCCCGCGCACCCACCGACCGAACACCGCCGACCGGCACGTACAGGCCGCGCTCGTCTCCGACGTCCACGTCGGCAGCCAGGAGTTCGCCGGCGAGCGCTGGGACGCC encodes:
- a CDS encoding DUF2073 domain-containing protein, which gives rise to MPEQDPGDGVQLDLISAERMEGKTSMEKIRMILDSVHDGDIVVLEKGLTPDEESRLIEVTMTEINPDGFTGIEIESFPRSETKDSGLLGRIMGKDEDPAKLTVIGPANQIQSLHKDETLISALLKRQ
- a CDS encoding Era-like GTP-binding protein, producing MGLFADLRDSISAVTAKLFAGEGEDPKRIGIYGPPNAGKTTLANRIARDWTGDAVGPESHIPHETRRARRKENVEIERDGQTVSIDIVDTPGVTTKVDYEEFLDHDMEKEEAVRRSREATEGVAEAMHWLREDVDGVIYVLDSTTDPFTQVNTMLIGIIESRDLPVLILANKTDLEDANVQRIRNAFPQHETIELSALEGENMDEVYDRIAEKFG
- a CDS encoding Cdc6/Cdc18 family protein codes for the protein MTDDEPNERRTADRDFDVDLDDVLEDEEDDEEGGLFDDLLSGEPIFENKEVLRPSYTPHELPHRNEQINNMATILVAALRGETPSNILIYGKTGTGKTASAKYVSQELENTSRKYDVPCEVEYINCEVTDTQYRVLAQLANTFIEQNRDYARGRIRDIESLIEDAEDDPSALAETEFESVRDAERRLEDLERDLEEMEEVPMTGWPTDRVYSVFFEAVDYVERVAVIMLDEIDKLVEKSGDDTLYNLSRMNSELDNSRVSIIGISNDLKFTDFLDPRVKSSLGEEEIVFPPYDANQLRDILQHRSKDAFKADALSEDVIPLCAAFAAQEHGDARRALDLLRTAGELAERDQSDVVTEEHVRRAQDKIELDRVVEVVRTLPTQSKLVLFAIMMLEKHGVHNINTGEVYNIYKTLCDEIDADVLTQRRVTDLISELDMLGIVNAVVVSKGRYGRTKEINLSVPIDETEAVLQADSRLGDIENVTPFVQARFDN
- a CDS encoding S26 family signal peptidase, translating into MSADDVPDPRDGPLAAIRWFLRTDTEAVVFVRELASSALAVAVVGLLLFAVSGLWPPLVAVESGSMHPNLKQGDLVFVMEEHRFPGDGAVAGTGVVTYQRGQDTGYAKFHNPGDVVVYAPYGDGERTPVIHRARFWVNESENWYDEADSEYLLGATSCEELENCPAPHAGFITKGDANGYYDQVADISSPVKPDWVRGTAEFRIPWLGWVRLVITGDVALSSPIVETPATTNPLVSGGAAPLTG
- a CDS encoding DNA-directed DNA polymerase II small subunit encodes the protein MPDSTPVRVARELTARGYNADRAAVTLLADEPDPDAAVERVADAAPDDALTLSADDVRALLDDANADDAPAATPPAEPPDTTTDGGAPADVSATADASATPPADPTSTDASSGATSGRESPTEAGTPDETRGGESANAGGRTPTPPAVAEDVTGHSTGTGEYGDFVTVFRDRYERLSKKLRGRINHRPTDALDAMPGGSDAAIVGMVNDIRSTASGHWLVELEDTNGTFPALIMKDRDWADVVDELLLDEVIAIEGTLADDGGILFADSVHFPDVPRTHRPNTADRHVQAALVSDVHVGSQEFAGERWDAFADWLHTPEAEAVEYLLVGGDMVEGVGVYPDQDEELDIVDVYEQYRAFSERLKDVPGDMEIVMIPGNHDAVRLAEPQPGFDEELREIMGAHDARIVGNPATVTVEGVDVLMYHGVSLDEVIAEDGDESVSYDAPHNAMARLLKKRHVAPQYGGRMRVAPEEKDYLVIDDVPDVFHTGHVHKLGVGEYRNVKLVNSGSWQEQTAFQKSVNIDPDVGTAPIVDLDTLDITVRKF